TTAGTACCATGAATAAAGGTCCTAATATAATGATATTATATCAAACTTTTTATGACAAAATAATAGGGTGTCCTATTAAGTTATAGTAGTTTTCGATTGGTTTCGGATTGATATTCGGATATTTGATTCCGGTTCGGATTCTGTTCCGAACGGGTATTCGGATCCGGTGCAAAAAATTCGGACCCGGTTCGGGTAAGCGGATTCAAATCGGACATTCAGGTCCGTTTAACTTATTCGGGCCCGAATCGGGTATTCGAATCCGGTTTCGTATTTGGATTTCGGTTGGGTTTTACGGTTTCGAGTTTTTTGAACATGATTATAGACAcacaaataataattaatactaaaaatcaaatatgaaataaaacatTACTATAATTCCAAAAATATTCTCATAAACATGAAAATCACCAAACAAAAAATATTCTTAaataatccaaacataaaaagaaaCCGAGTAGCATTTGAAAACGAAATTAAAAATAACGAAAAGCAACACCAAACGTCTTGGATCAGCAAGTATCTTTATTAATCCAACGGTACCACCTACAAATAAACCAAACATATATTTATAAGCATAAAGTTACATATTataacaattaataaatatattataacaaATTTGTGGTAGGAATACCGATAAATATGTGGAAGGCCACGCGACACACGCGCCTCCAGCATCTTCAACTCGCATAAACAGATCAAATGGCCTGACCAATAATGAACCCCTTTTAATGATCGCTTGAACTTCTACGCTACACCAATCCTCTCCAATCTCAATACCGCCAACTTCCGTTGTTGGATCCATACTCCTCAACCATGCTTTTGCTACCTTCTCGTACGTAACAATGTTGTGGAGAAAAACTTCATCTCCGACCTAGAGTACCGTTATCAACAAGCATGTatgaaggtaaaaaaaaaaaacataatcagACACATTgtggttttaattattaaaatacctTAAGACGTGGACGTGGAGGTACATTGACTCTAGTGTCGCCCTGTGCTCCTGTGTTATCTTCATCAACTGAACCATTCTTATCTAACAACTTAGCTTTTAGATTTGTATTTTCTTCCACAAGTACTTCATTGTCAGACTTAAGTTTAACGTTTTCTATAAGAACAGCATTGCGACTAGGTATATTACCCCACAGATCAGCTTGTCGCACACCTAATCCATACATGTCGGCTGCCCCATATTTATTGTTGTCCACAACTTGAGCAAAAACATCATCCGGTCCAGGCGCATCTACTTTTTCTTCAGGTAGATCTTTAGTTAGGTCATCCATGGTTTTCTGCATTTAATGAAATAAATGAAAAGTTTGATATACATAATAAGATAGATCCTTACAAACAATTCTGAGCAGTCTGATAATGGCCATGATGCAATTAACTGTAGTATACAGAATGAGATTGATTTTACAATACAGTTATTAATTGCAGTTGATAATGGCCATGACGtactaattatatgtaatatacagAATAGATCAATACAAACTGTGGATAATTACAGTTTTTACACAACCACTCCTACATATATATCAATAACTTGTATAACGCAATCTGAAATTAAATATAATACTTACAATTGCGGATTTAGCTGCTTCACACTTAGTAGCGCCTCCTCTGGAAAAACATTTTTTAAACATAGTCATTCGAGTTGGAGATTTGCCCTCTTTAgcctgttttaaaaaaaataaaaatgaataaGTACTAACAAATGGATATCCTTATAGTGTAGTAATAATTGTCAGTCAAAATTACCTTGAGCTCTTCACGTATACGTGCATAGCTCTTTTTACCGGTGACCTGCACCATAACCTTTTTTGCCCGGTTTGCTTTGTTTTTCTTACATTTCTCCTGAAATGGGAATTTTATATATCGTTTATGAAAGCAAGTAATTTGAATTTTTGTTAATACCTGAACAGCTTCATTATTCCACATAGTAACCAGACTCTTCCATATTGCTTTTTCAAGTTCTGGTGGCCTTGATTTGACTTGCTTCCTAAATGATTTTGATGAATCCCAGTGTTTCTTCTTCAACCTTGCCCTCCAATTTTTGACTTTCCTGCCAATTGATTTTAGCAACCACCTATCCGCATGTTTTGGAATAATAAACTTTGACTGGAGACAAAACAGATTAATTAGTTGAGATAACCAAAACAGATTATGTCTTTAACATAcgaattaatattattacatacccTTATTGTTTTAATCATCTCTTTCTTTTGATCTTTAGAAACTTTAGTCCATGGTAAATCAATTGGGCAATGCTTGCAACTACGTGCAATTGTTCCCAAGAAATGGGTGAGCTTACTAGTGTTTTCACAAATAGGTTGACCGAGTGGATTAACAGCAACAGTAATACGACAGCCTGGCTTTTGATTCCAAACATCGGTCATACTTGTAGGTCCTCTCTTTCTACTGGGAATCACTTCACCTAAAATTTTAAACATGATTGAGAATATGTTTATACAATAAATATACTGTATAACCAACAAATTTCGTTtaataatacatataaacaaaCAAAACATGAGTCACCTGTAGTTTGTGTAGGTTTCATCTCATCTCTGATAAGCTCATCGTTATTGATTACTTCTGCATTGGAATAATAATCATTTGTGTATCAAAAAAAGGTGCTAATGAAAGTTATAATACATAAGGCTACGCACAAAAAACTTTTAGCCATTAAATCAAATATACCTGTTTCTGTCTCTGTCTATGGTTTTTGAAAATCATAAACCACACATTCGTCATAATCGTCAATATGAGCAGATCCATCTTTGTCAtgcctaacatcatcatcatcatagagTTGATAAGTAAGCTCCATGTCTGCTACATCATCACTTTcttcatgtaacatcccgcctttttccgtttacttttccgttaaactattttaaactccgttgtatgtttataacatctcccgttaatacgcgttttaaattatcatgtttaggtaatttaacgcacccgcaatcgaactcgagggactagtttcgccaaaataccaaagtggtgactagctttttgactagtcaaccacctccccactcctttttcatttcatttccctTTTTCTAAATTACTTCCACCATTTTCTCTAATTCTTCATTTCAAGGAtttatcatctaaatcaaatcggtcaagcttcaatccaaacaaattacatatttggaatcctcgcatcttcctcttcgattccataccgatttcatcaagtttgggtaactttctaaaatcactaatttatatgttcttgagatttttaacttataaggttgttaattagtgtctatggctcaagtctagtatgattatgtga
This genomic window from Rutidosis leptorrhynchoides isolate AG116_Rl617_1_P2 chromosome 2, CSIRO_AGI_Rlap_v1, whole genome shotgun sequence contains:
- the LOC139889832 gene encoding uncharacterized protein, with the protein product MELTYQLYDDDDVRHDKDGSAHIDDYDECEVIPSRKRGPTSMTDVWNQKPGCRITVAVNPLGQPICENTSKLTHFLGTIARSCKHCPIDLPWTKVSKDQKKEMIKTIRSKFIIPKHADRWLLKSIGRKVKNWRARLKKKHWDSSKSFRKQVKSRPPELEKAIWKSLVTMWNNEAVQEKCKKNKANRAKKVMVQVTGKKSYARIREELKAKEGKSPTRMTMFKKCFSRGGATKCEAAKSAIKTMDDLTKDLPEEKVDAPGPDDVFAQVVDNNKYGAADMYGLGVRQADLWGNIPSRNAVLIENVKLKSDNEVLVEENTNLKAKLLDKNGSVDEDNTGAQGDTRVNVPPRPRLKVF